The genomic DNA TTTGAAGAAAGAAAGTCCCCCAGTTATCTACCTTCACTTGCTTCAAGCCCCGTGAAGGAAGTTGTTTTTCCTGATTTGCTGTTTCCATTGTACACCTgtatgttattaattaaaaaaaaagcttTTGAAAGATTCTTTTTGAAAGATTCATCATTACTTAATAAATCTgccattaatattttttgtggaaaaattaattaaaatattagtatGTAGCTGTTTAATATTATCTTCAAgatacattaataaaattaataataaaaattaagtattagaaaatacatatacactgtagtacaaaataaataatttcttttactaCAATATGCTgtttataagaaaattaaaattaaactatattacatttctttacCTGATATTATAAAGtttaactatttattatatctacTTATGCTGAAAACCCACATGGACCAAATCCTGtaataagagaagaataaaagaTATCACTATCTTaatctttaaaattaaattataagataCTACGCTATGATTTTATTCTctaacaaaaaaaatatatgaagaGAAATTTCAAATCTTTTCGATTACATTACTCACAAATGTTAGAAGTTAACTATTAATTACAAGATTATATAGTATCatatgaaaagaaattatttacacCACACATGCTATTTCAAAGGCTACAAATATTACTTAACATTCTTGAGAATAATCTCTTCGTACTTGTGACTCAAATGCCATATAATCCATGTCACAAAGGGAAATTATTCCCCAACTAATTACTTAGTAGTAAGTTAACCTGACTGGCTTCTAAAAATCAAAAGTTTCATATCTAACATTATAATAATAGTGCATCAGCGGGGTCCATTGACATCGGAATATGGTTGTGTGACTTACAGTAGCGACTAGTAGCAAGCGAAGTACGCTAACGTAAAAATTCTTTAGCATGTATATCACCATATATACATTGCTGCGATCGCTTCGAAATTCGATTAGACtaaaatattgcaaaaagaaGAATGCTATGCAAATGAAAAGAAGTAAAAGAGGCTTCTGACAAAAGTATCAGCGCATACTTTGCGGAACGCTGAAAAATGGAAGTTTAATAATGATGCACATCTTCCTTTCACGATCAAAGTCGAGCATATTAATGGTTATTTCGAATATATACAAATTCAAAATACCCTGTGGATGTATTGCACATACctatttaacaatatttcaatattcctcTCAGCTCCATCTCTTATAAATTTCCTTAGTACACAAGTAATATTGAACATTCCATTGTATATCACGACTCACAGATGGAGTTATACGTATCAACTGATCACACAGTAACAGGATATAAAGAAACCTTCAACCATAGAATTATGAATCGCTACTATAAACTACGATTGCTCATATTTTGTGTAATCTGCATAATgcagaaaaaaaatatttttgtgttATTGTGTATAATTCCATACGATGAAAGCAGAGAGAATTTAcatggaaaaaatataattaattttataaatttaggtGCAAGGTAACGAATGAACTGCGAGAATGGGCAATATGAACTTATGGCGAAGAATGGCTGTTaatagttttaaatattatcaataatcAATTGAATTTGTAAacaaaagatttttattatttatatcatattaaaGTTTagagtatttaaaaatatttcttcacaatgtatattataatatacaaaattcatGCGAAATGTTAAAAATTGATACACATGCAAATATATAATCTGTTCTTCAAATTCCTTCTATGTAATCGAGATTTCTTAAAACCACTGAAACTTTACCCATAGTTAATATTTCGCAAACGAATTCTAGGGAATTTATGTAATGCTACTGACACTAAATCAAGAATgcatgcaattttttttataaaatagacgATGCAATTAGCGAGAACAGATACAACATTTTGGTTACTGCAAACGATATTATGAGTGGAATGTATGAAACAATAGCTAACATCGATAACCATCGGTGATTAAACATATAAAGTCCTTGATGGAAAATGTAAAGGGAATATCCATAAAAAAGGTGAACACATATATGCATTTTAAAAGTTGTCATCGGCTGCTACCATTTGTTTCTTGTTGTTTttaaagaaatgaatttatctCCTTTTAGAAttctacaatttaaaaaaaatgggggaaaaaatatttatctttaatcgAAGCTGTTTTTAACAGATAGGAAGGcaagaattttaataacatcTTGTAAGTAAGCATTGCATAGCAAtgttatttatactttataaaattaatcttcctatgtattgatattatttataaaaaatcattttcattcaAACTGACAGGTTTTGTATGATGATGAGGTTGAACTTTAAAACATTATTACTTGTAATAATAGTTGCAGTATTAAGCTCAATATTAACATCATGGAATAATTGTGGTAGCccatcattttttaaaaacacTGATTGGAAATCAAAATTTCAGCATAAAGTAAGCATAATTTGagtcaaatatataaatttaacatacattactatttctataaaattatttggtgtagaaattttatatagtaataatatttattatttactattattgttttttttttatatatatataaaggacCGAGTAAACTTAGAAACTGGATATCAGGAGATAGATTGTCATATAAATGGTGATTATTCTATTGGATGTCGTAAAGAAGGAGATGAAGTTTATATAccattttcatttattcataaatattttgagGTAAGTAGTAAAGGTAAACTAAATGATTAATCACAAGAAAATACTAATATGTTTAAAATACGTCAGATTTATGGAAAATTAGCCACGTATGATGGCTTAGAAAGATTTGAATGGTTACACAGTTATTCCAAAATCGTTAATCCTAAAGGAAAATATGATCCTAGAGGAGTGTTTATGacctttgaaaattataatgttGAAGTTCGAGAACGTGTTAAATGTATTAGTGGAAATGACGGAGTACCAATATCTACTCAATGGGAGAGTCAGGGATATTATTATCCTACTCAAATTGCTCAATTTGGATTATCACATTATAGCAAAAATTTGACAGAACCAGAACCTCACAGAAAAGTGATAGAAGACTCTGATAAAGTTAAAAGAGAATGGATTATACCTCAAGGATCTATTGCATCTAGAATATTTGATAAACATGTTAACAGTCATGTAATGAGATTTGCAACACCAGAGACTAGTACATCTGGTATTACCTTAAAATTAGATCATGTACTTGATTTTGTATTGAAATGGGATTTTAATGTTAAAGATAATGGAAGCATTATGATCACATTGCAAtctagagaaagaaaagaaatgtattACCTTCATTATGTTACTAGTAACATAGTATTGCATATATATAACAATCACGTTTATTACGGAATTGGTCAAATTAATCATCAATGGAGAAGATTCACTAGAGACCTAGTAATAGATTTACAAAAAGGTTTAtacttaaatgataaaaataaaaagaaaatgtctCGCTCGAAATTAAAGGTAATGTATATACTTAACAACTGctataagataataaaaaaataaatgttaagaaTGATCTATTTTACAGATTGTGAAAATGACGTTGTATGGATCTGGAATGATTGATAACATAACATTATCTACAAGTGAACACATGGAACAATTCTATGATGCAGCTAGATGGTTTGTTAGTAACCAGAACATTAGTTCTGGTGGATGGGCAAATCCTGTCAGAAGAAAAGTAGCCCCAGGAATGGCTACTCTTGAACCTGGatggtattttattttaataaattatttaatttatatatatgttattatgatatatttatttaaatgcatATTTTTACAGGTATTCTAGTATGGGTCAAGGACATGCAATTTCTGTATTAGCACGAGCATATTATCATTCGggcgaagaaaaatatttgcaagctGCTATTAGAGGTTTGCAACCTTTTAAGGTATCCTCTAGCAAAGGCGGCGTAGCTGCAATATTTTTAAGCAAATACGTGTGGTACGAAGAATACCCTACGACACCTTCTTCATTTATACTTAATgggtttatttattctttaattgGTTTGTATGATCTTAAAAGCATAGCAACAGGTAAGGATGCGGTAGAAGCATCTCGCCTTTTTAATCAGGGTATGACATCCTTGAAAAACAtgttaacgctatacgatacaGGTTCTGGTACTACATATGATTTACGTCATTTTACGTTAAAAGCGGCTCCAAATTTAGCTAGGTGGGATTATCATTCTACTCATGTTAATCAACTTCTTCTTTTAAATTCAATTGACAATGATCCGATTTTTACTACTACAGCAGAACGATGGATAGGTTACATGAATGGTAAGAGAGCTGCACACAATTAATATACTATCCTTTAGCGATCAATTGATTTTTGCATTcacttttattcttaatttattgatatttaatatttcgttcCGTCTGCTCTATTTTGTATCAtacattttgtaaataaaaaaaatagtcaCAGAATAAAGTGGACCAAACTATACTTATCTTCTTATGTAATTGTTGTTACATGGAAACAGTAACAATCAAATTCGAGACATTTGTTCATTATTAATGGATGCTGCGTATGTACTTGGCTATCCCATCATagcaaaatatcaaatttagTATTTGATAGTTAAaactacatatatttaaaaagacaagtgtattattatatttaaaagtaatttattccatttaattataacaaataaaatgccTATTTAGagtattttagatattttaaattaatatttagaaaaagcCATCCCTGAACATGACTTATGAAAGTTAATTTGTAGAGATATAATGAAATGATATATGTAATTGCGTTACATGTAAATTTTGTACTTAAAGAATTAAActcaacatttaaactattttataaatatacattttttaatttcaatgttaTGTATTACAttcctttgaatatttgaatgttttatttttaacagatGTATAgattaagataaatttcatacCTTTCatgcaaattatttaaattaaataagaagTTGTTTCGAGAAAAAATGTGATACATTTTGAAgttttttttgtatattatactacttttatatgaaattttattagaacTTATATATGTGCGATAccaatttaacaaataaaatgaaattattttatttataaattttttgtaCCTGTTGATAAATAAGTTTTTAACCTAATTTTTTccctaaatatatataatttaacaaagAATGAaacttatttcatttaatttgaaTGTATGCTTGTGAATGTGTATGGTCTGTTACATGTTGGTACTACTGATAGCTCAGTTTATGGTATATGTTCTTATAGTTAGATCAGTTATTCCAATATGTATGCaagaattaatattacatagcaTATAAGTAATTATAACGATTTTTTGTGAGTATTTTTAACGTAGTTGTTcttgtttaatataaaattgaaatattactgAAATATGTCATATCGAATTATATACGTTTTAAACTGtagaaaaagatttttaaattcaatttacgaaacatattatattattgttaattgCTTTTATGActtaatttctaatataataaatagtttttTAAATGGAGCAAAAAAGCAGTTTTGCTTGCAAAAAAATAAGTattagtataaaattataattattgaatGCGTCactgaatataaatatttcaataagagAAAATAAGTGAAATACAATGCATgacaaacattttataacattttaactTTATAATCGTCGTTTTTTCTGTTCCTATATTTCAGGTTAAATTAAACACAAGCGTCATAAATAATAATCgaaatttaatatgtaaaaatgagTGGTGGAGTAGTTCCAAGTAAATCAAcagtttatatttcaaatttaccttTCTCATTAACAAATAATGATATACATCAACTTTTACAGAGTTATGGCAAAATTGTAAAGTAAGTTATGAAATTTAAGTAGctgattttttaattctttattagtttattaaatatatatttatagaaatatattatttaagtattttatatatttcatttatcctGATATTCTACCTTTATCCTTTCatcaaaaattgtataaaaattattgtttattatattcttaatcCTCACATATTTTCagattaaattttcttatatatcttgattttaataaaatataaaaattttcaatactttgagaataaaagaaattttttacattacatatacatcaaataatttaaagtataatcttatacatatttgaagtataaccctttttatttttagagtGACAGTAATGAAAAATAGAATTACAAGAAGAAGTCGAGGTGTTGCATTTGTATTGTTTCTTACTTCAGAGGATGCTATTAGTTGtgcgaaaaatttaaataacacagaggtaaaatgtaatttttcttatgtaataatattcatcctaacttattatttttcatatattactttttaacaGATAGGTGGTCGTACAATAAAAAGTTCCATAGCAGTAGATAATGGAAGGAGTACTGAATTTATACGTCGCAGAGACTATCCAGATAAATCTCAATGTTATGAATGTGGTGAAGAAGGACATTTATCATACAATTGTAGGAACAATACATTAGGACCAAGAAATCCACCATTAAAAAAGATTAGAATCAGAAAAAAACATAAAACTAATACTCACCAAACAagcaatttgaataaaaatagtgATGATGAATCAGCAGAGGATAATTGGGATGAAGAAGTAGAAACATTAAGCGCTGCTATTGCATTAGAGGTAATGTATTAATGTGAtccaaatgtaataaatatttgtatttattatttatatgtacattataGCAAAGAcaaaaagaattagaaaataatcaCCGATTAGGAAATAAGGGATATGAGGAGGAAAGTAGATCAGTTCATAAATCTGgcaaaagatataaaaagaacCAATATTTTAGTGATGAAGAAGATTTTAGTGAATAAGTAAatgtaataaagtaatataagaagaaaaaattatgatataatgAAGTTTAAAGAATGTTTAATATTAggtttgtaaaatattgtttgtatATAGATTTGTAAATTGATAACTCATTGACTTGTgtagaaattacaataaatttataacatcAACTTcagtttttaattgaaattttattttgcttcatATTTAGTAATTAAATGTAACAAAGTTATTTAATTAGTTTTTACAATAaatcatgtatatatatgtgtgtacataTTAACATAGTGTGTACtatatatgttattttattttgcgTTATGTTATGTTAGTATTTGTAGCTTAGTAGATTGGAAAACTTAACCTTACAAATGCCATTCGAAAGtcattaaaagaaattttaatattactattttcttTGTACTTATAATCTTTAAACTCAATGTATTTCGAACAACAAAGATTAAATATTACCGAAACATGACtgtattttgaaaaaataaaaaatcgaacaattagttataaataatttcaaaatataaccTCAAAGGATGAAAGATTTAagttaattacaaatattatacacTATGTCAGGTTTAGATTTGTTAAGTACGTACGCTTCTGATTCTGAAGAAGATGAAATTAACGATAACAGTAAATCTGAGGAAAATTCTAAACGGTATCTATCTTCTTtggtttttataattattatacttaCGATTTCTTATAAGTAttcaaatacattttaataaattgttaGGTATGTTTATAATTGGAATAACTATTCATTTTTACAGTATGCATGTattgagaaatatatatttgattatttattttgtaacttttataaaCAGATTTAACGATTTATACGAAGGTATCACATGTGCGTGCATTATCTATGTTTAGACTTTGAAgatttaaattcgaaataaatagttaaaaaaaagttttagtaaactaaatatttgtactaaaaaaatcatagaaaataacttttattttatagattACCTTTGCCTAGAAGCATTACATCATGGAAAGGTGTTCCTCATCATGAAGAAGTAGATGATAATCCATTGCAACATGAGGGAAGAGTAAGAAGTTTTAAACATGAACGTGGTAACTGGGCTACTTTAATTTATATTGGCTGTTAGTATTTAATAAAGGTATACATGTTTTAATTACAAGAATAAAATCATTACAGCTACCTTAAATTCCAGATAAACCCAGCGAGGATATGCTCTCATGGATGTTTTCAGTTTTGGGAGAAGTTCCagttaaatgtaatatattttctgaAGAATTTCATATTAGTCTATCAAGAACTTTAATTTTAAAGTTTCATTGGATTGAATCCTTCGTAGAGGAGATCAAGAAGTTATGTGAGCAGACAGATCAGTTTAATTTGGAGCTTCTAAATGTACGGGCATATACTAACGAGGAAAAAACTCGAACATTTCTTGGGATAGAATGTATCGATTGTAAAGGAGTCCTTGGTCATTTTGTGAAAAATGTTAATAAGTTCCTTGCTGAATATGATTTACCAGCTTTTTATGAAGTAAGTAACTTATTTTAAGCAATGATTATACATGTTACACAAAAGCGCAACAAGttatttttgataaaagttttatatttattgctttATAACATAAGCGATTATAATAcggtaataatgataataaattatcattttccacATTTAGGATTCTTCTTATCATGTAAGTTTTTTATGGTGTCTTGGCAATGAACTGTCAGTTCTAGATGATCAAGCACACTTTTTgactattaaattaaatcaatttttgATTGAACATGCAGAGGCAAGATATATAAATGTCACTAAAATATATCTTAAGATTGGAAACAAGTTATATGTTTTTAAACTGAggtaacaaataataataattgatacgaattaaatgtaaaatactgATAATAAAAAAGTTacactataatataataacaatctTTTTAAAactttactttcttctttttccctgtGTTAGTATACCTAAAAATCTTTACATTTAAGATTGAATTCAAATAATTCGTAGTTTAATAGGGatgtaaaagtaaataaatacgattattcaataacaatatatattttgttgccAGTATACAAAGGCGGGTATCGTATATAAATGTGTGTAAAATATACCGCGTATCCACGATCAACGTGATGCACGGAAATTACATTAATTCTCGTCAGACTTCTAAATCGTATAAAAAACACAATATGTCGgtaaacaaattatttacaagtttttagtatttttatacAGGAGTTTTATCTAATTATTCATCTTTACAAAAGAAAGcgtcatttattatatatacaatattacatGCTCGTCTAACGAGTATCGGTTAtctcataaaatatattaagtaCACAACAAGGAATGTATTACAAAAGTCTTCGAATTGtatatgtttaaaatataatagcaTGTACACcatatttttatacatctaATTGCAAATGTTTAATTACGTATTGCACCTggattcttctttttaaatgaGTGTTTGTCACTAATATTGATATATGGCGCAATtagatatatttgttttttaaatgtttttaatatgAGCATCTTATAACCGTTATAATTATTTCgcgacatttttctttcttaataacAAAGCTTACCTTTACCTAGGTTTTCGTTCCGCGCTATGAAATTCTATTTGATCCACTGGTTGATTTCTCTGGTAAACACTTCATAATTGTTGGCTCTATCAACTTCCACACCTCAGCGAGCTATGGCgcattttaaatgttatttatttaaatatttggtaAAAATAATACTTCGATCATTTTCATCCTGATATATTTACGAAAGATtgcaacaaaaatatttttctctttcttacaTTTATGAATAACACTTACCAaattctcgtttttttttttttttgctttcgtttatttttgatAGCATAAACACGGTAAAAATtatcgtaataaagtatattatAAGATATGTAGGTATCGTGAAGGAATCTTACCTCAGAATGGCCGCGTATTTGAACATTGACAAGACTTTGTAGAACCGTGGCGAGTATTTCCAAATGAGCATGAACGAGCTGCGTCTCCATGTGTAAACAGTGTAACGAAAAGCAATTTCGCAACTCGACATTTGCAATCACCGATTCTTGAGCAACCATCTTATTTTCCAGGTATTCGACTGTGTCACtctgtaaataaaaagaaatttgagaCATTAAAGCAGCTAATAAGAATGTTTTACTTTTGATAATTTATACTCTGTCATAAGATATACTATTACACGATATTACGTACTACTACAAAATAAAGTCATAATATCTAATAATACTAATACGAGGAAATGGCACATTATTTTGCTTTTGCCATTAGTATCGGTCCAAACTCATTCTAAAGCTATATAGGTAATAATATGTCACAGACATTTGAAGTGAAACATGAATGGTATAATAATCAATACAAAGGAGTAAGGGAACTTGTGGAAATGCAACAGCTGCACACATCAGCCTGTTTTCAATTGGGACGAATTATGTAAGACGATACAAGCTCGagattatatattatcacaTTTTTCCTCTGACATTAACATAAAAGACCTTGAGCAATTTCCGAATAATCACGTAATGACGGTGCACGCGGTTACAGAGAGTCGAGTTAAGTCATTGGATAAATATACTTTTCTTAAGGCTGTAAATCATCGTTTGCCGTTCGTCCATCTCGAAGGATTTACTTACGTCAGTTCCGCGTATAACGCCCTGCATTTGCCTCTTCTTTAAGGACAACATCGTAGATAATGCGCGCTGATGATCGGCGCTGACACCACGCTCGTGCCTTTCGCATAGGATTCTGTGCGCCACTAGCACATCCAACAGGAGATTCAGCCTTTCACATACTCTCGTTTCCTCTCTGACTGCTTGTTGTAGAGCTCTCGTTGAAAGTAGATTAAATTCTCTGAAATTACGAATACATGAGAATTCCTTTAGAACagagtaaatatataataaaataataaagtaattagtAGCTTGGTGATAAATTAGATtcaatatcgaaaatattttctcgataCATCGAACGACGTCTCACGTTATCTCGCTTGGACGCTTACTTTGAAATTATGTGGAAGCCCTTCTTCATCTCTTGCCAAATAGTGGAACCACCGGTGGCCCATGCCGTGGTGCCATGAGGTTCTGAGGCCAAATTGCTTAATTGCGTACCCAGTTCTGCCATATCTAACCCGTAACTGTGCGATCTGATTGCCAGACAGTCAGCGATATTCTTCAGTCGAGAAATTCCAAGAAGTATTACTCTGATTTGGTCGCGGCTGTTTGCAAATTCGGTTAATGTTTCCGGTGGCACCAGTTCCTTTGCCCTCGACGATAATTCTGACGTCGCGAACTCATCGGGCACTCGCCTAAATACTTCTCGGATCTTGTGTTGCGTTTCTTCACCGGTATAAGTAAAGAAGAATTGTACAATGTGGTCTTTGCTCACTACAGGGTGACGAGCGATCACGGTGAGAAATCTTAGCAAAGATCGTCTTCTTTCTTCGAGAAATTGAGAATCcgctgtaaatatttattttacagttAGTGATCGTGTATCGTTAATTGTATATTAGAACGTGTCTGTTATAATCAGAATAatgtatcttgcagtattctaaGTAGTAAATTAATAGTCAaggataaatttaatttactttcttCTACCATTATAGAATACACGAAGAAACCAAGACTTTACCTCCTACGATTTTCTTCGGTGGTAATTTCGGTATCAACCTGTAGGGAAATCTCGCCAAGAGAAGTTCGTGCAACGACACGAAGTCGTTGTAACGTCTATAAACGACGGAATTGAATCTCTGCAAATAGAAGAAACCGTTTTCAATCATCCTTCCATAATCGCgcgtattataaatatataattaattccaGCCTCAAGACGAAGGAACGAACTTTGCTTTGCAATTCCTTGAACCTTAACCGCATGCATTACGTTTCGAAAAAATGGGACCAACTCGTATAATAAGAATTGAAAtcgaaattaaatatcaaaagcTAAAATTGAGAGTaacattaaaaatgtatttttgcaagtatagaaaattaaaaaaaaagaaagaacaccTACTTTGCTGGTCACTTGATACTCCACGTGTTTCAAAAAGATTCCTTTTTTCTCAGGCACTAAGTTCACCTCTATCGTATCCAGATTGCATATATCGGAATAAGTGAGATTCAATTTGGCTGGATTGCTGCCTTTGTGCAATCTTTGAGCCAAAAGTGTTACCTCGGAGAGGTCGCCCAGAACAGGAACAGGTAACTCTATGGAAAAAACAAACATTAAGAAAGATTTTAAAGCGTTGGATGGAACGAAACGGACCAGTCGCGACAAGACTATAATTTAACAAGACTCTGAAAAATCAGCAAGGATATAGTCGATAATAACCGTACCATGTTAGCTCCCTTTTTATTCCTTTATCTATCCGTTTTAGGTGACGAATAATTTATGACGACAACGTGGATCGTATCGATAAAATCTATGGTACGATTAGATCGCGTGtagtttattataattattctccAAGTCACAAGCAAGTAACCTCTTGAAGCATTGTCGCTTCACCAATGTGAAAGGTAATCATCGTCGTAGCCGCAACCTCGATACTGGAAAAGGCTTTTCAGACCTACGACACTTTGTTGCCTGATAAGATCCGATGCTCATCCTTCATTGCTTCTTTGTTGCTTGTTCGTCCTTTCGCTCCTCGTTACGTCAAATAGTAGAATACAACGTAGAACAATTGCAAAGAAAATCGGTCAGAACTTGAGAAACTTAATCGTACGAAAAATTGGACGAGTCGTGCAATCGGTTGTTTGTTTATTTGCAAATGAAACTCGTCTACCAATTTATTTTGTtcgatttgaattttttactaTGGACGATTTTACTATGGACGACAGAGTCACAGCGGGAAAGATTATCGGAAGAACGGTGTACTTCCGGTGAACAGCTTTCGTTCGTGATGAGGCAACGTTTTCTTCGCGATAAGGGAAACGACTGATTGTGTTGGTCAGTGACACCAATAAAGACCAGGTTTCTTTGCATGGCTGTTAATCGCGATACGCT from Bombus terrestris chromosome 11, iyBomTerr1.2, whole genome shotgun sequence includes the following:
- the LOC100648645 gene encoding sorting nexin-8 isoform X1, whose product is MSFYFGSRRGTKPGCIPAFYREVYEKICSPTSGNVEREVFKSLLVKSQLSSSVLSQIWELVDSKTGYLTRSGLYKGLALVAFAQQGKHPSDKLLENSESQELPVPVLGDLSEVTLLAQRLHKGSNPAKLNLTYSDICNLDTIEVNLVPEKKGIFLKHVEYQVTSKRFNSVVYRRYNDFVSLHELLLARFPYRLIPKLPPKKIVGADSQFLEERRRSLLRFLTVIARHPVVSKDHIVQFFFTYTGEETQHKIREVFRRVPDEFATSELSSRAKELVPPETLTEFANSRDQIRVILLGISRLKNIADCLAIRSHSYGLDMAELGTQLSNLASEPHGTTAWATGGSTIWQEMKKGFHIISKEFNLLSTRALQQAVREETRVCERLNLLLDVLVAHRILCERHERGVSADHQRALSTMLSLKKRQMQGVIRGTDSDTVEYLENKMVAQESVIANVELRNCFSLHCLHMETQLVHAHLEILATVLQSLVNVQIRGHSELAEVWKLIEPTIMKCLPEKSTSGSNRIS
- the LOC100648645 gene encoding sorting nexin-8 isoform X2, which gives rise to MASTDLSFGCIPAFYREVYEKICSPTSGNVEREVFKSLLVKSQLSSSVLSQIWELVDSKTGYLTRSGLYKGLALVAFAQQGKHPSDKLLENSESQELPVPVLGDLSEVTLLAQRLHKGSNPAKLNLTYSDICNLDTIEVNLVPEKKGIFLKHVEYQVTSKRFNSVVYRRYNDFVSLHELLLARFPYRLIPKLPPKKIVGADSQFLEERRRSLLRFLTVIARHPVVSKDHIVQFFFTYTGEETQHKIREVFRRVPDEFATSELSSRAKELVPPETLTEFANSRDQIRVILLGISRLKNIADCLAIRSHSYGLDMAELGTQLSNLASEPHGTTAWATGGSTIWQEMKKGFHIISKEFNLLSTRALQQAVREETRVCERLNLLLDVLVAHRILCERHERGVSADHQRALSTMLSLKKRQMQGVIRGTDSDTVEYLENKMVAQESVIANVELRNCFSLHCLHMETQLVHAHLEILATVLQSLVNVQIRGHSELAEVWKLIEPTIMKCLPEKSTSGSNRIS
- the LOC100648645 gene encoding sorting nexin-8 isoform X3, translated to MIITQRVTIWELVDSKTGYLTRSGLYKGLALVAFAQQGKHPSDKLLENSESQELPVPVLGDLSEVTLLAQRLHKGSNPAKLNLTYSDICNLDTIEVNLVPEKKGIFLKHVEYQVTSKRFNSVVYRRYNDFVSLHELLLARFPYRLIPKLPPKKIVGADSQFLEERRRSLLRFLTVIARHPVVSKDHIVQFFFTYTGEETQHKIREVFRRVPDEFATSELSSRAKELVPPETLTEFANSRDQIRVILLGISRLKNIADCLAIRSHSYGLDMAELGTQLSNLASEPHGTTAWATGGSTIWQEMKKGFHIISKEFNLLSTRALQQAVREETRVCERLNLLLDVLVAHRILCERHERGVSADHQRALSTMLSLKKRQMQGVIRGTDSDTVEYLENKMVAQESVIANVELRNCFSLHCLHMETQLVHAHLEILATVLQSLVNVQIRGHSELAEVWKLIEPTIMKCLPEKSTSGSNRIS